A window from Bos indicus isolate NIAB-ARS_2022 breed Sahiwal x Tharparkar chromosome 1, NIAB-ARS_B.indTharparkar_mat_pri_1.0, whole genome shotgun sequence encodes these proteins:
- the LOC109564735 gene encoding basic salivary proline-rich protein 3-like — translation MNEEDESQLAAPRGQPPGRQGRWAFLAADGHSPRSPGRSGGPQRPGTGQGPPGAEGRAGRRGLALGRQLRGKPGEGAKEEGPPRPEAAEAKQKPKPEETKRDAARPCPAAAAAARLSRRVRDGRRRLPRPRHGPKPPRRADEPPPPTAGLSPLAPRLPACPPSWDMARSTPRGCSPR, via the coding sequence ATGAATGAGGAAGACGAGTCCCAGCTCGCAGCACCCCGGGGCCAGCCGCCAGGACGTCAAGGCCGCTGGGCATTTCTGGCCGCCGACGGCCACTCCCCCCGCAGTCCGGGACGCTCCGGGGGCCCGCAGAGGCCGGGAACGGGTCAGGGGCCCCCGGGGGCCGAGGGGCGGGCTGGCCGCCGAGGCCTCGCCCTCGGACGACAGCTGCGGGGCAAACCGGGGGAGGGAGCCAAGGAGGAGGGGCCTCCCCGCCCCGAAGCCGCGGAGGCGAAACAGAAACCCAAACCCGAGGAAACGAAACGAGACGCGGCCCGGCCctgccccgccgccgccgccgccgcgcgtcTCAGCCGTCGGGTGCGAGATGGCCGCCGCCGCCTGCCCCGGCCCCGCCACGGCCCCAAGCCGCCGCGCCGGGCCGACGAGCCGCCCCCGCCCACCGCCGGCCTCTCCCCCCTCGCGCCTCGCTTGCCCGCCTGCCCGCCCTCCTGGGACATGGCCCGCTCCACCCCTCGCGGCTGCTCACCGCGCTGA